Proteins co-encoded in one Fusarium musae strain F31 chromosome 3, whole genome shotgun sequence genomic window:
- a CDS encoding hypothetical protein (EggNog:ENOG41) — protein sequence MPAFESPETKAQSAEDLSSMPATELPELVTKLDDIKNGISNGHTNGHTADPFALSQEYAYTPRKIKVFTIGAGFSGLLMAHKFQHRFPEMEDIVDHTIFEARSDIGGTWLANNYPGVQCDVPSHIYAFPFDPNPNWERFYASGGDILSYMKATVKKWNLDRDLQLNTRVIGAEWLDDLGQWKVTVEHEGTQREEFCHVLISAQGVLVHEAWPKIPGLKDFEGHTTHSANWDHSYDYSNKRIAVIGNGSSGIQIVPQMAKLPGTEVTNFVRGPAWVYYRAPPSKHLGREDDDPNPRYSEQDKARFQDPELHLQHRKGIISRTNKSFYIFRKGENNERGMKLAAEQMAEKLGHDPVLCSKLIPKWELGCRRITPGPGYLESFLKPNCHLTDSPITQITKKGLKTADGKEHEVDVIVYATGFDVSFRPRYPIVGLNNTDLREQWKEDPEAYISVAVPSMPNYFMMMGPNCLGGHGSLVESLNWTGDYFVKWIKKMSTEDIKYVVPKKEKVDAFIKYCDQVHKTLVWSGGCTSWYKRGKVDGRVTALFGGSAHLFNRMLGDIRAEDFEIEYNTANPFRFMGNGFTEFEMDPESDLSWYVEKAETLRC from the exons ATGCCTGCCTTTGAGTCACCAGAGACCAAGGCGCAATCCGCCGAGGACTTGTCTTCAATGCCAGCAACTGAGCTCCCAGAACTCGTCACTAAGCTAGATGACATCAAGAATGGAATCAGTAACGGCCATACAAACGGTCACACAGCAGACCCATTTGCACTGAGCCAAGAATATGCCTACACACCACGCAAGATCAAAGTCTTCACCATTGGCGCTGGCTTCTCTGGTCTGTTGATGGCGCACAAGTTCCAACATCGCTTCCCTGAGATGGAGGACATTGTTGATCACACCATCTTTGAGGCGCGCAGTGATATTGGCGGTACTTGGTTGGCGAATAATTACCCTGGTGTTCAGTGCGATGTACCCAGTCACATTTAC GCATTCCCATTTGATCCTAATCCCAACTGGGAGAGGTTCTATGCCAGTGGCGGTGACATCTTGTCTTACATGAAGGCGACTGTCAAGAAGTGGAATCTTGACCGTGATCTACAGCTCAACACTCGAGTTATCGGCGCTGAGTGGCTTGATGATCTAGGTCAATGGAAGGTCACAGTTGAGCACGAGGGTACTCAACGAGAGGAGTTCTGCCACGTATTGATCTCAGCACAAGGAGTTCTAGT TCACGAAGCATGGCCCAAGATTCCCGGTCTGAAGGACTTTGAAGGCCACACCACTCACTCAGCAAACTGGGATCACTCATATGACTACAGTAACAAGCGCATCGCTGTCATTGGCAACGGTTCATCAGGAATCCAGATTGTTCCTCAAATGGCAAAGCTGCCTGGAACAGAAGTCACAAACTTCGTCCGCGGCCCAGCATGGGTGTACTACCGTGCTCCACCTTCAAAGCACCTGGGCCGAGAGGACGATGACCCCAATCCTCGCTACTCAGAGCAAGACAAGGCGCGCTTCCAAGACCcagagcttcatcttcaacatcgtaAGGGTATTATCTCTCGTACGAACAAGTCTTTCTACATCTTCCGAAAGGGCGAGAACAATGAACGGGGTATGAAGCTGGCTGCGGAGCAAATGGCTGAGAAGCTTGGTCACGATCCTGTGCTGTGCTCAAAGCTCATCCCTAAGTGGGAGTTGGGCTGCCGTCGCATTACACCTGGTCCTGGATATCTTGAGTCGTTCTTGAAGCCGAACTGTCATTTGACAGATAGTCCGATTACGCAGATTACGAAGAAGGGCCTCAAGACTGCTGATGGAAAGGAGCATGAGGTCGACGTCA TCGTGTATGCCACTGGCTTCGATGTGTCTTTCCGTCCCCGCTATCCCATCGTCGGTCTAAACAACACTGATCTGCGCGAGCAATGGAAAGAAGACCCAGAAGCCTACATCTCCGTCGCCGTCCCCTCGATGCCAAACTacttcatgatgatgggcCCCAACTGCCTAGGCGGCCATGGCTCCCTCGTCGAGTCCCTCAACTGGACTGGCGACTACTTCGTCAAGtggatcaagaagatgtcCACCGAAGACATCAAGTACGTCGTgcccaagaaggaaaaggtcgACGCTTTCATCAAGTACTGCGATCAAGTCCACAAGACTCTTGTCTGGAGTGGAGGCTGCACGAGTTGGTATAAGCGAGGCAAGGTTGATGGCCGTGTCACTGCGCTGTTTGGTGGAAGTGCACATTTGTTTAATCGCATGCTGGGGGATATTCGTGCGGAGGACTTCGAGATTGAGTATAATACGGCGAATCCGTTCAGATTCATGGGTAATGGGTTTACGGAATTTGAGATGGATCCGGAGAGCGATTTGTCCTGGTATGTAGAGAAGGCCGAGACACTTCGGTGTTGA
- a CDS encoding hypothetical protein (EggNog:ENOG41) translates to MAVNRYAYNGPIDHTIAPKLENIRGKSVIITGGANGMGEAFVRDFVAAGAWVTFADVNEERGKIVEAELNADGQKCVFIKCDIRDWDQQKAMFEKAKTSSPSNSVDVVIANAGISRSSGDSLWNLDDPNGEPTKPDLNIVRVNIDGTFYTWKLAVHYFRKQPVSEERDRCFIITGSMVAWIDSPGNWEYTGTKYALRGFMRTVRRSSHEQAIRINYVAPCWIKSAIRTAEYEKWLVDRGVEFGEQKDVSSCMLRIATDRSINGRSLMITPRSIAKEGFVDIDREDYKDTPEDEYLKKVQASQLVIIEDKWLDSYKVRVYKE, encoded by the exons ATGGCTGTCAACCGCTATGCTTACAATGGTCCAATTGACCACACAATCGCACCAAAACTCGAGAATATTCGAGGCAAGTCAGTGATTATCACAGGCGGTGCCAATGGCATGGGCGAAGCCTTTGTACGAGACTTTGTCGCTGCTGGTGCCTGGGTAACATTCGCCGATGTCAATGAAGAGCGCGGTAAAATAGTTGAAGCAGAGCTCAACGCCGACGGCCAAAAATGTGTCTTCATCAAGTGCGACATCAGAGACTGGGACCAACAAAAGGCCATGTTCGAAAAGGCGAAGACTTCAAGTCCAAGTAACTCGGTTGATGTTGTCATTGCAAATGCGGGCATTTCTCGAAGTTCGGGAGATAGCTTGTGGAATCTTGATG ACCCCAACGGAGAACCCACAAAACCCGATTTAAACATCGTGAGAGTCAACATAGATGGAACATTCTACACATGGAAGCTTGCGGTTCATTATTTCCGTAAGCAGCCAGTGAGTGAAGAGCGAGACCGCTGTTTCATTATCACTGGTAGCATGGTAGCTTGGATTGACAGCCCA GGCAACTGGGAGTATACTGGAACGAAATATGCGCTGCGCGGTTTCATGAGAACAGTCCGAAGATCAAGCCACGAGCAGGCTATCCGCATAAACTACGTCGCACCCTGCTGGATCAAGAGCGCCATTCGAACTGCAGAGTATGAGAAGTGGCTGGTTGACCGAGGCGTGGAGTTTGGTGAACAGAAAGATGTCTCCAGCTGCATGTTGAGAATTGCGACCGATAGGAGCATCAATG GTCGCTCATTGATGATCACGCCCCGCTCCATCGCAAAGGAGGGCTTCGTAGACATTGACAGAGAAGATTACAAGGACACACCCGAAGATGAGTATCTGAAGAAGGTTCAAGCGTCACAGCTGGTCATTATTGAGGATAAATGGTTAGACTCATACAAGGTCCgagtatataaagaatag
- a CDS encoding hypothetical protein (EggNog:ENOG41): MSDSEKGAAINHREEADMTPKQGVEVDTVHQDEAMKVLEAYAGDEAWTEAEEKKLRRKIDWKLMPVLCATYGLQYYDKAMLSQAALFGLREDLGLLTGDRYSMSAAIFYIGFIIGAYPAMMLAQRYPIERVASGIVTLWGICLILTVVCKDYKTLYTQRFFLGLLESGISPMFMMIVGSFYKKNEQAMRMGIWYSCTGYVSIISPIINYGFGQINGGVSSWRYMYYFSGALTIVWGIILVFVLPPDPVRAKGFNERERYILVARLKTNNSGVRNTHLKVAQIWELLLDPKFWTVFSIAFLSMIANAPISTFVPIIIHGFGFSTLNSLLLMMPCGAYAGTLQLLFPYLAYKFKNNRSYLVFIAQMGTVLAALLLWLLPLSATGALLFAVYILPSVGGGYAVLMGHQIANTAGYTKRSVASSGLYIGYCLGNFVGPLCFKKGDAPRFEPGFIVVVVTSIIAGLLALVYRGLCMWSNSKRDKSGTTEGFDHAYEDDLTDKKVSRLFSPKR; this comes from the exons ATGTCTGACTCTGAAAAGGGCGCTGCTATCAATCATCGAGAGGAGGCAGACATGACTCCCAAGCAAGGTGTCGAAGTTGACACCGTCCATCAGGATGAGGCGATGAAAGTCCTTGAGGCGTATGCGGGTGATGAGGCCTGGACTGAggcggaggagaagaagttgcgCCGCAAGATTGATTGGAAGCTCATGCCTGTTCTGTGTGCTACGT ACGGACTGCAGTACTACGACAAGGCTATGTTATCTCAAGCT GCTTTGTTCGGACTTAgagaagatcttggtcttctcaCCGGAGATCGATATTCCATGTCGGCTGCTATTTTCTATATCGGTTTCATCATTGGAGCTTAtccagccatgatgctcGCACAAAGATATCCCATCGAACGGGTTGCTTCCGGCATTGTCACACTTTGGGGTATCTGCCTCATCCTGACCGTGGTTTGCAAGGATTACAAGACACTCTATACTCAACGGTTCTTCCTTGGCTTGTTGGAATCTGGTATCTCTCCCATGTTTATGATGATTGTC GGAAGTTTCTACAAGAAGAATGAACAGGCCATGCGCATGGGTATCTGGTACTCTTGCACCGGCTACGTCTCGATCATCTCTCCTATCATCAACTACGGATTCGGCCAAATCAACGGAGGTGTATCCTCTTGGCGATACATGTACTACTTCTCTGGTGCTCTTACCATCGTCTGGGgtatcatcctcgtcttcgtcctccCTCCCGATCCCGTTCGTGCCAAGGGCTTCAACGAGAGAGAGCGATATATTCTGGTTGCGAGACTCAAGACCAACAACTCTGGTGTCCGCAACACTCATCTCAAGGTCGCTCAGATCTGGGAACTCCTGCTTGACCCCAAGTTCTGGACCGTCTTCTCTATTGCTTTCCTTTCTATGATTGCCAATGCCCCTATTTCGACTTTCGTTCCTATCATCATCCACGGTTTCGGCTTCAGCACGCTGAACTCTCTCTTGCTTATGATGCCCTGTGGCGCATATGCTGGAACACTTCAACTTCTGTTCCCCTACCTGGCGTACAAATTCAAGAACAACAGGTCCTATCTGGTCTTCATTGCTCAGATGGGCACTGTCCTCGCCGCTTTGTTGCTCTGGCTTCTTCCACTCTCAGCTACAGGCGCATTGCTTTTTGCAGTGTACATTCTCCCATCTGTGGGCGGTGGATATGCAGTTTTGATGGGTCATCAGATTGCCAACACTGCGGGATACACCAAGCGATCCGTCGCCTCATCCGGTCTCTACATCGGCTACTGTCTCGGTAACTTCGTTGGTCCTCTCTGCTTCAAGAAGGGAGATGCACCTCGCTTTGAGCCCGGTTTTATTGTTGTCGTCGTTACTTCCATCATAGCCGGTCTCCTTGCTCTTGTTTACCGTGGTCTATGCATGTGGTCCAACAGCAAGCGCGACAAGTCTGGTACCACCGAAGGATTTGACCATGCCTATGAGGATGATCTCACTGATAAGAAGGTAAGTCGTCTGTTCTCACCCAAAAGATAA
- a CDS encoding hypothetical protein (EggNog:ENOG41): protein MGDTPAPVQATPIHVAFNIPSAERGPDAATNHPTKSSTSPTEGAGRSHAGDVDTGFLQIYGPENQLEAEQQELVANLELRNPASDPRQQELQQSFSETYFEYCYPWCPVLDPDTLDSELGRSPMLANALALAASHIQPPLIPHQGPAAYYEKARMMFYMDEEPDILTSLKAVSLFYWWAPRSPSTAHRHASWWWTSVIIRHAQQMNIHREPKQESVASSALHLSLRRRLWWTVFARERLTSLCQSKPCIINPEDMTIQEVQQSDFPSDPASQKKGRIFKYWVRLAGIMGKVSKALSKSVDSSPETATFPTELRQELVGWVQSLPPDLQLPIGSSRTEGFDRDVHQLHLPYLTTIIVMHLQRTTPDLPQALPPAILAASCIARILRDILSRGNARFLMAITCWYSGTAFIALLQASRIKQFSQEAEEGLDILDQAVGQLQQMWASANVIRQGFERLRALPRSMMHAGKGRAAGSNGSGDAPSNNFDWKLLFPFVTRSTSRIADCLLADDEFGTTATALPSPENAVFHEDLLNRYHDLLEPFVDYNFDFSNINLDIL, encoded by the exons ATGGGTGACACGCCAGCGCCTGTGCAAGCCACACCAATTCACGTCGCGTTCAACATACCATCGGCTGAGCGTGGTCCCGATGCTGCGACCAATCATCCAACCAAATCAAGCACGTCGCCAACAGAAGGCGCTGGTCGCAGTCACGCTGGAGACGTCGACACAGGCTTCCTCCAGATCTACGGACCTGAGAACCAGCTCGAAGCAGAGCAGCAGGAACTTGTCGcgaatcttgagcttcgcAATCCGGCATCAGACCCTCGACAACAGGAGCTGCAACAAAGCTTCTCAGAAACATACTTTGAGTATTGCTACCCATGGTGCCCTGTCCTCGATCCCGACACGCTCGACTCTGAACTTGGGCGATCGCCTATGCTTGCGAATGCACTTGCGCTTGCTGCGAGTCACATTCAACCGCCTTTGATACCCCACCAAGGTCCAGCTGCGTATTACGAGAAAGCGCGCATGATGTTTTATATGGATGAGGAGCCGGATATACTCACGTCTCTCAAGGCTGTGTCTCTGTTCTACTGGTGGGCACCTCGCTCGCCATCGACAGCACATCGGCATGCAAGCTGGTGGTGGACTTCAGTCATAATTAGGCATGCGCAGCAGATGAACATTCACCGCGAGCCGAAGCAAGAGAGCGTGGCCTCAAGCGCACTTCATCTGAGTTTGCGACGGCGGTTATGGTGGACTGTCTTT GCACGAGAGCGATTGACGTCTCTTTGTCAAAGCAAGCCCTGCATCATCAACCCCGAAGACATGACGATCCAAGAAGTGCAACAATCGGATTTCCCAAGCGATCCCGCGTCACAGAAGAAAGGTcgaatatttaaatactggGTTCGTCTTGCCGGTATAATGGGCAAGGTTTCCAAAGCACTATCCAAGTCAGTGGACTCGTCTCCGGAAACGGCCACATTCCCTACGGAGCTTAGACAGGAGCTCGTCGGATGGGTTCAGTCGCTACCTCCGGATCTTCAACTACCGATCGGCTCCAGTCGAACAGAAGGTTTTGACAGAGATGTCCATCAATTGCATCTCCCGTACCTGACAACGATCATTGTGATGCATTTACAGAGAACGACACCAGACTTGCCTCAAGCTCTACCGCCTGCGATATTAGCTGCTTCATGCATCGCAAGAATTCTCAGAGATATTCTGTCGCGTGGAAATGCCCGATTTCTCATGGCGATTACCTGCTGGTACAGCGGTACAGCCTTCATCGCGTTATTACAAGCAAGTCGGATCAAGCAGTtctctcaagaagcagaagagggATTAGACATTCTGGACCAAGCAGTAGGCCAACTCCAGCAAATGTGGGCTTCTGCAAATGTTATCAGACAAGGCTTCGAACGACTGCGCGCGCTGCCTAGGTCTATGATGCACGCTGGTAAAGGCAGAGCGGCAGGGTCTAATGGCTCTGGGGACGCACCGTCGAATAACTTTGACTGGAAGCTTCTGTTTCCGTTTGTGACCAGATCTACGAGTCGAATTGCGGACTGTTTgctggctgatgatgagtttgggaCTACGGCGACTGCGTTGCCCTCGCCGGAGAACGCAGTGTTTCATGAGGACCTGCTCAATCGTTATCATGACTTGCTTGAGCCGTTTGTTGATTACAATTTTGACTTCTCAAATATTAATCTTGATATCCTATAG